A stretch of the Natribaculum luteum genome encodes the following:
- a CDS encoding HesA/MoeB/ThiF family protein has protein sequence MTEQRHRETVTDEYTLVLTATQVQELQEWLLQEDGIERFAYVYCEPSNGRLLATTIDPVSGAECEVQEATAVRPKLSVERERMGSALESGLVPIMLHSHPFSDHPTFSGLDDDIMESYRDWLGPLYPETPLCFGVVGHEGIDTAVYVDPESERRSRLPVEVVGDWALDAPLETPSPATAVSVDDQRYDRSIRALTADGQRRLAGTTVGVVGLGGLGSIVATQLARIGVEDFLFVDPDHVERSNLPRIYGATEDDVGRAKVDVVGEHAVRANPKATVDAYEARVQDVPEDTLAECDVLIGAVDRLTARLYCSELAVRHLRYYVDAGVAIKTGDEGEITEERGLIQLVAPGVTGCLDCLGRTDPDRLRLESMDEAEIQADVERGYLDEDVTAPEPAITPLNALAATTAVRMMTKLVTGYEEPADYVRLDGVSNELVSVGTHPSDDCITCGADGCLGEGVQRLDEEIIAEVESIGLDVDVEELRGFEADEPVEPTEIVGDSVREDAGDGVESIAGDDGDRHVEQSSPVTGGWHSMESATASWNSDAGDDANGTRGEGRVGRSAERDRPTTADWTVAMLRAYGWPLALGCVGVLALRRLLRR, from the coding sequence ATGACGGAACAACGTCACCGCGAGACAGTGACCGACGAGTACACGCTCGTTCTCACGGCCACACAGGTCCAGGAGCTCCAGGAGTGGCTCCTCCAGGAGGACGGTATCGAGCGGTTCGCGTACGTCTACTGCGAGCCCTCGAACGGCCGTCTGCTGGCGACGACGATCGACCCCGTCTCGGGCGCAGAGTGCGAGGTCCAGGAGGCGACTGCCGTTCGGCCGAAACTGTCGGTCGAACGCGAGCGGATGGGGTCGGCGCTGGAATCGGGACTGGTTCCGATCATGCTGCACAGTCACCCGTTCAGCGACCACCCGACGTTCAGCGGCCTCGACGACGACATCATGGAGTCGTACCGCGACTGGTTGGGACCGCTGTACCCGGAGACGCCGCTGTGCTTTGGAGTCGTCGGGCACGAGGGGATAGACACCGCCGTCTACGTCGACCCCGAGTCCGAGCGGCGGAGCAGGCTCCCGGTCGAGGTCGTCGGCGACTGGGCGCTCGACGCGCCCCTGGAGACCCCCAGCCCGGCGACGGCGGTGTCCGTCGACGACCAGCGGTACGATCGGTCGATCCGGGCACTGACCGCGGATGGCCAGCGACGACTCGCCGGAACGACCGTCGGCGTCGTCGGCCTCGGCGGCCTCGGCTCCATCGTCGCGACGCAACTGGCCCGCATCGGCGTCGAGGACTTCCTGTTCGTCGACCCCGACCACGTCGAGCGGTCGAATCTCCCGCGGATCTACGGCGCGACGGAAGATGACGTCGGACGAGCGAAGGTCGACGTCGTCGGCGAACACGCCGTCCGAGCGAACCCGAAGGCGACCGTCGATGCCTACGAAGCACGCGTGCAGGACGTCCCCGAAGACACGCTCGCCGAGTGTGACGTCCTGATCGGTGCCGTCGACCGGCTGACCGCCCGCCTCTACTGCAGCGAGTTGGCGGTCCGCCACCTGCGCTACTACGTCGACGCCGGCGTGGCGATCAAGACCGGCGACGAGGGCGAGATCACCGAGGAACGGGGGCTCATCCAGCTGGTGGCACCCGGCGTAACCGGCTGTCTCGACTGTCTCGGGCGGACCGATCCCGATCGCTTGCGACTCGAGTCGATGGACGAAGCGGAGATCCAGGCCGACGTCGAACGGGGATACCTCGACGAGGACGTCACCGCCCCTGAACCTGCGATTACGCCGCTGAACGCCCTCGCGGCCACCACCGCGGTCCGGATGATGACCAAGCTCGTCACCGGGTACGAGGAGCCCGCGGATTACGTCCGCCTCGACGGTGTCTCCAACGAACTGGTCTCGGTCGGCACCCACCCCTCCGACGACTGCATCACCTGCGGTGCCGACGGCTGTCTCGGCGAAGGTGTCCAGAGACTCGACGAGGAGATCATTGCCGAGGTAGAATCGATAGGCCTCGACGTGGACGTCGAGGAACTCCGAGGCTTCGAGGCCGACGAGCCTGTCGAACCGACGGAAATCGTGGGCGATTCGGTCCGCGAGGACGCCGGAGACGGGGTCGAGTCCATCGCCGGCGACGACGGCGACCGCCACGTTGAACAGTCGTCTCCGGTCACGGGTGGCTGGCACAGCATGGAGTCTGCCACTGCGTCCTGGAACTCCGACGCCGGCGACGACGCGAACGGTACTCGTGGCGAGGGTCGGGTCGGTCGTTCGGCCGAGCGCGACCGTCCTACGACTGCCGACTGGACCGTCGCAATGCTCCGGGCCTACGGCTGGCCGCTCGCGCTCGGGTGCGTAGGTGTGCTCGCACTCCGTCGGCTTCTTCGTCGGTGA
- a CDS encoding AAA family ATPase: MTRDHELLAAAVSEYIGDQNGSVSDATIVDDITRSLQNVDRETVAQCVSLLRTSDGGVADTEMAGGSTIDAGAAGDSARNVMTVGDATGETLGALPVLEDVGHDQVPEVLEDAYHERETMAGKTDVEIVTRALAEGMNVLLKGPPGVGKSFLAKYVCSRTNRPLYRITLSETTYREDLLGHLQLVSAPSGESVTSWVDGPLTRAARVGGVLLLDEINAADANTAAALNAVMEQRSSRSLTVAQTGETIEPHHEFRVIATANPGYQGTYELNDAFEGRFKHVSLDYLEPAVEVTLVLERGGLDRSYEDAVRCLVEFANRLRTAYEDGELSTPITTRELVRVAAFMRDDFMRLEEATRNELLPRVDSHDEALVDTLITRCL, translated from the coding sequence GTGACACGGGACCACGAGCTGCTCGCCGCTGCCGTTAGCGAGTACATCGGCGACCAGAACGGGAGCGTGAGCGATGCGACGATCGTCGACGACATTACCCGGAGCCTCCAGAACGTGGACCGCGAGACCGTCGCGCAGTGCGTCTCGCTGCTCCGCACTTCGGACGGCGGTGTCGCCGACACGGAGATGGCTGGTGGTTCGACGATCGACGCTGGAGCAGCCGGCGACAGTGCGCGTAACGTGATGACCGTCGGCGATGCGACCGGCGAAACCCTCGGGGCACTGCCCGTCCTGGAGGACGTGGGCCACGATCAGGTCCCCGAAGTCCTCGAGGATGCCTACCACGAACGGGAGACGATGGCTGGCAAGACCGACGTTGAGATCGTCACACGAGCCCTGGCCGAAGGGATGAACGTACTGCTGAAGGGCCCGCCGGGCGTCGGCAAGAGCTTCCTCGCGAAGTACGTCTGTTCGCGGACGAACCGCCCGCTGTACCGGATCACCCTCTCGGAGACGACCTACCGCGAGGATCTGCTGGGTCATCTCCAGCTCGTCTCGGCCCCCAGCGGCGAGAGCGTCACCTCCTGGGTCGACGGACCGCTCACCCGCGCAGCGCGGGTCGGCGGCGTGTTGCTGCTGGACGAGATCAACGCGGCCGACGCCAACACTGCTGCGGCGCTGAACGCAGTCATGGAGCAGCGGTCCTCGCGGTCGCTGACCGTCGCACAGACCGGTGAGACGATCGAGCCGCACCACGAGTTTCGGGTGATCGCGACCGCGAACCCTGGGTACCAAGGAACCTACGAACTCAACGACGCATTCGAGGGGCGATTCAAGCACGTCTCGCTCGACTACCTCGAGCCCGCCGTCGAAGTGACCCTCGTTCTCGAACGCGGCGGTCTCGACCGGTCCTATGAGGACGCGGTCCGCTGTCTCGTGGAGTTTGCCAACCGTCTCCGGACCGCCTACGAGGACGGTGAGTTGTCGACGCCGATCACGACCCGGGAGCTGGTGCGGGTCGCGGCGTTCATGCGCGACGACTTCATGCGGCTGGAGGAGGCGACCAGGAACGAACTCCTCCCGCGGGTCGACAGTCACGACGAAGCCCTGGTCGACACGCTCATCACCCGGTGTCTGTAG
- a CDS encoding RPA12/RPB9/RPC11 RNA polymerase family protein: protein MSSNTDTMEGNRTTDSVAVDARGRPGRLTAFFCDCGGLLVPGDEWTCQACNASSEMDGVTFSTTTEQTRRELSIVTDRFFRGPKTSATCPECGHDEAYFLLAQLRSADESGTQLLTCAECEHNWREDD, encoded by the coding sequence ATGTCGTCGAACACCGACACCATGGAGGGCAACAGGACGACTGACTCGGTCGCCGTCGACGCTCGCGGTCGTCCCGGGCGACTCACGGCGTTCTTCTGTGACTGTGGCGGACTCTTGGTCCCGGGTGACGAGTGGACGTGCCAGGCTTGCAACGCCTCGAGCGAGATGGACGGAGTCACGTTCAGTACAACGACCGAGCAGACCCGCCGAGAGCTCTCGATCGTGACCGATCGGTTCTTCCGCGGGCCGAAGACGAGTGCGACGTGCCCCGAATGTGGTCACGACGAGGCGTACTTCTTGCTCGCACAGCTCCGGAGCGCCGACGAGAGCGGGACCCAGCTCCTCACCTGTGCCGAGTGCGAGCACAACTGGCGTGAGGACGACTAG
- a CDS encoding vWA domain-containing protein, producing MELTPETSDTELVALSGEGEAIEETRRRLERLVNVLAKPRIHVAIDEDGAFARPAPEGHTAEYEIHVPKHPLGEPATGEQRSISARARIAILFHELGHVKYSDFSRFKERQARLSGPFRELFRTICNSAEDVAIERQMASEFSIGADFAVTNDAFRRLQDDMHRRYVELFFDADDEPLTYTVFEALTVLVQDSGFGRLDRQPAILDTSVDARCVHGEGRAALLEVLPEVRSMVEDVGSIPCGTRRVDRVFECFERIRPVLEDLPLVQLKRVQTREPRSFESETRDLGPAKRADDLADPDAGATVSVTTAVRETPTRDQSSLAAIDTLVDRLGTSDDDRQPPIEREARALLRTVRCDETPVEAVDVCEPDPGGQPPQRWFSAREAARALESDLRAQLRRLRRVSPDPGHRIGDIDPHRLVAASQGRSHVFRRRADGDDRDYSCLIVLDRSRSMFGDSIDAAEDATAQLVVALSSVGVDVSVLSLLSERPRLELPLGAQPRQYAQSIFSGRAQGGTPLSEAIAIGRDRLSQGSGSVPLMIVLTDGVPNNGEAYQRELDRCTFPVFGIYVTDTIKEHAAWFDRILYAEPSSVDRTLRDLARRLFRKPS from the coding sequence ATGGAACTGACGCCAGAAACCTCCGATACAGAGCTCGTCGCCCTCTCCGGTGAGGGGGAAGCGATCGAAGAGACCCGCCGCCGCCTCGAACGGCTGGTGAACGTCCTCGCGAAGCCACGGATTCACGTCGCGATCGACGAGGACGGCGCCTTCGCGAGGCCGGCTCCTGAGGGACACACTGCAGAGTACGAGATTCACGTCCCCAAGCACCCCCTCGGCGAGCCAGCGACGGGTGAGCAACGGAGTATCTCTGCTCGGGCGCGGATCGCGATCCTTTTTCACGAGCTCGGACACGTCAAGTATTCTGATTTTAGCCGCTTCAAGGAACGACAAGCACGACTCTCCGGCCCGTTCCGTGAGCTGTTCCGGACGATCTGCAACTCCGCCGAAGACGTCGCGATCGAACGGCAGATGGCCAGCGAGTTCTCGATCGGAGCCGACTTCGCCGTCACGAACGACGCCTTCCGCCGACTCCAGGACGACATGCACCGCCGGTACGTCGAGCTGTTTTTCGATGCCGACGACGAGCCGCTCACTTACACCGTCTTCGAGGCGCTCACGGTCCTCGTTCAGGATTCGGGGTTCGGTCGACTGGATCGGCAGCCGGCGATCCTCGATACGTCCGTCGACGCGCGCTGCGTCCACGGCGAGGGACGTGCCGCCCTCCTGGAGGTGCTGCCAGAGGTCCGCTCCATGGTCGAAGACGTCGGATCGATACCCTGTGGAACTCGCCGCGTCGACCGGGTCTTCGAGTGCTTCGAGCGAATCCGACCGGTGCTTGAGGACCTGCCGCTGGTTCAGTTGAAACGCGTCCAGACACGCGAGCCGCGCTCTTTCGAGTCTGAGACGCGAGATCTCGGTCCTGCGAAGCGGGCCGATGACCTGGCCGATCCCGACGCGGGCGCCACCGTTAGCGTCACTACTGCCGTTCGGGAGACACCCACCCGCGATCAGTCCTCGTTAGCCGCTATCGACACGCTCGTCGACCGTCTCGGGACGAGTGACGACGATCGGCAGCCACCGATCGAACGCGAGGCGCGTGCGCTCTTGAGGACCGTTCGATGCGACGAAACACCCGTCGAGGCCGTCGACGTCTGCGAGCCAGATCCAGGGGGACAGCCACCCCAGCGATGGTTCAGTGCGCGCGAGGCGGCTCGAGCTCTCGAATCCGATCTCCGGGCGCAGCTTCGCCGTCTCCGACGCGTCTCGCCCGACCCTGGCCATCGGATCGGGGACATCGATCCGCACCGGCTCGTCGCGGCGTCACAAGGCCGATCGCACGTGTTCAGGCGTCGTGCCGACGGCGATGACCGGGATTATTCCTGTCTCATCGTGCTCGACCGATCGCGATCGATGTTCGGCGACTCGATCGATGCCGCTGAAGACGCGACGGCCCAGCTCGTCGTCGCGCTCTCCTCGGTCGGCGTCGACGTGAGCGTCCTGTCGTTGCTCTCCGAACGGCCGCGGCTCGAACTCCCCCTTGGCGCACAGCCTCGACAGTACGCCCAGTCAATCTTCTCCGGCCGGGCTCAGGGCGGAACGCCGCTGAGTGAGGCGATCGCGATCGGTCGGGACCGACTGTCCCAGGGAAGTGGGTCGGTGCCGCTGATGATCGTACTGACAGATGGGGTGCCTAACAACGGCGAGGCATATCAGCGAGAGCTCGACCGCTGTACGTTTCCGGTCTTTGGGATTTACGTCACCGACACGATCAAGGAACACGCCGCCTGGTTCGACCGGATCCTCTATGCCGAGCCATCGTCGGTCGACAGAACGCTGCGGGACCTCGCCCGACGATTGTTCCGGAAGCCTTCCTGA